GCGCGCGAACTTCGGAGAGCCTGGTGCCTTGCATCAGCGTGCTGCCGAGCGACACCGCGCGCGGCGGCTCGCCACCGACGCTGACGATCGCCGCGGCGCCTTCGCTCAATGCGAGGATGCCAAAGAGATGGATGTCCTGATTGACGTTGCGCGTGAGTTGCCCGCCGAACAGCGTCGCGGCCTGGTCGGTCGAAATCTGCGCATGCGCGGCGGCAGCCGGCAACGGCGCGCCAGACAGCGCGGTGAGCGTGATGACCCAGTAGGTCAGCGTCGCACAGAAAGCGGCGAAGAGCGCGAGCGACAGCAGGCGGATTTGGATGGCGTTCATACGCACATTGTACGGACTATTGTGAAAATTGCGGTGGGTTGAAACCCTTCAACTGCATGACATTAAAATGACCGGCCCGGCGTGTTCAATCTGACCGCCCGAGCCAGAAATTTCACCTGAAAAGAGGTAGCAAGCTATGCAACTGTCGACCATTCGCCGCGCTGACAACGCGGGTTCGCGCGGCCGCCGTCAACGCGGTTTCACGCTGATCGAAATCATGGTCGTGATCGCGATTCTCGGCATTCTCGCCGCACTGATCGTGCCGAAAATCATGAGCCGTCCGGACGAAGCACGGCGCGTCGCGGCGAAGCAGGATATCGGCACCGTGATGCAAGCGTTGAAGCTGTATCGCCTCGACAACGGCCGCTATCCGACTCAGGAGCAAGGCCTGCGCGCGCTGATCGAAAAGCCGACCACCGACCCGGTGCCGGCCAACTGGAAGGAGGGCGGCTATCTCGAGCGCCTGCCGAACGATCCGTGGGGCAACGCGTACCAGTACCTGAATCCGGGCGTGCACGGCGAGATCGATGTGTTCAGCTACGGCGCCGATGGCAAACCGGGCGGCGAAGGCAACGACTCCGACGTCGGGTCCTGGCAATAAGCCCGTCGAACCCAGCAATCCGCGAGGCGATGACGTTCATGCACGCGCCCTCTTTGCCGCCGGTTCGGCCGCTGGTTTCGCCGAGCGGCGAAGCGTACGCGCTTCACCGATGCATTGCTGTTTGATTTTTCGTTGATCGTCGATGGCCGGCACTATGCGCACGTCCGCTTGCAAGTCCCGAGTGAACACTCCGGGTACGGCTTCGCAGCCGCGCTCCCGGCAACGCCGTGGCCGCGCGGCCGGCTTCACGCTGCTCGAAATGATGGTGGTGCTCGTGATCGCGGGCCTGCTCGTGTCGCTGACCGCGGTCACGATGACCCGCAATCCGCGCACCGATCTGAACGAGGAAGCGCAGCGTCTCGCGCTGCTGTTCGAATCGGCTGGCGACGAAGCGCAAGTGCGCGCGCGGCCGATCGCGTGGCAGCCGTTCGAGGGCGGCTTCCGGTTCGATCAGCGCACCCAGGATGGCTGGCGCCCGCTGCGCGACGATCTGCTCGGACCGCGTCAGTGGGAAGGCGGCGTGACCGGTGTCGCGATCCGTTACCCGGGCGCGGATTCGCAAGCGGATCGCATTGTGTTCGGTACCGAGGCGATCGACGTGCCGGTACAGGTCACGCTGTTTTCGGCGGCCGGACAGGCGACGATCGTCGGTACCGGCAACGGCCGCTACGAGGTGCGCTGAGATGCCGATACGTCGTAGTGGCGATGCGGCCTGCCGCAAGGAGCGCGGCTTCACGATGATCGAGGTGCTGGTCGCGCTTGCCATCATCGCGGTCGCGCTTGCCGCGTCGCTGCGTGCGGTCGGCAGTCTCGCAAGCGGCGAAACCGATCTGCACCGGCGACTGCTGGCCGGCTGGAGCGCGGACAACGCGCTCGCGCAACTGCATCTGAAGCATGCATGGCCGAACATCGGCTCGACGAGCTTCGACTGCTCGCAAGGCAATTTGCAGCTGCGGTGTACTCAGCATGTGACGGCGACACCGAATCCGGTGTTTCGCCGCGTCGAAGTGATGGTGACGATGCCCGGGCAGTCCGGCAATCTCGCCCAGATGGTCACGGTGGTCGCGAATGAAAACAACCGCTCGCTGTAGGCGCCGCCGCCGTGACGGCGCGCGCGGCTTTACGCTGATCGAACTGCTTGTCGCGATCGCGATCCTCGCGGTGATCGCCGTGCTGTCGTGGCGCGGGCTCGATCAGATCATCCGCGGCCGTACGACGATCACGAACGCGATGGAAGACGAGCGCGTGTTCGCGCAACTATTCGACCAGATGCGGATCGACGCGCGTCAGGCCGCCAGCGACGACGAATCCAGCCAGGCCGCGGTGTCGATCACCGGCAACACGCTGCAGATCGTGCGTCACATGGTGCTGCCGGGCAGCGCGCCGCGTCTGCAGGTGGTGCGCTATCAGATCTCGAACGGCCGGGTGGTGCGCTATGCGTCGCCGCCGCTTGGCAACGTCGGCGAGTTGCGGCGCGCATTGCACGGCAGTGACGAAGGCTGGAGCGCGGTGCCGCTGATGGGCGGCGTCGGCTCGATCTCGGCGCGGATGTACGTGCCGAAACTCGGTTGGACCATACAGATGAACGACGTGCAGACCGCGATGACCGAGGCCGTCAACAACCTGAAGGTGCCGCAGCTCGGTAATGCGCCGATGCCGCGCTCGGTGACGGGGCTCGAAGTCAGCATCGGCGCGACGTCGCTCGCGCGTCCGGTCACGCGCGTGTTTCTGGTCGGAGAATGACATGACGTTCTCTTCGTCGTCGCCGAAAAGGTCCGCATCGGGTTCGCGAGTACGCGAGCGCGGCGTGGCCATCATCAGCGCGCTGCTGGTCGTCGCGCTGTCGGCGATCCTCGTGTCCGGCATGCTGTGGCGCCAGCAGGTACAGATCCGGCGCATCGAGAATCAGCGGCTGCTTTCACAGGCGCTATGGGTCGCGCGCGGCGCGCTCGACTGGACGCGGCTGATTCTGCGCTCCGAAGGCGATACGTCGGCGGGCATCACGTATCTGGGCGGCTTGTGGGGCGTGCCGATCGCGAAAACGCGGCTGTCGGATTTTCTCGGCCAGATCGGCGAAGTACGCGCTGAGCAAGGCGCGGCGACGTACCTATCGGGCTCGATCGAGGACGCGCAGTCCAGATTCAACCTGCGCAATCTGGTCGCGAGTCCCGCGCCCGGCGTGACGCAGATAAGCGCCGAGCAGATGGCCGCGTATCAGCGCCTGCTGGTGTCGCTCGGCGTGAGCGGGCAGCTCGCCAAAGCGACCGCGCTGCACATGCGCGCGGGGCTGTCGCAATCGGCGACGCGCTTTCAGACCGGCACGTCGATCAGCAGCACCCCGCAGGTCGGCGGCGGCGGTATGACGGGCGGCAACTTCACGAACCAGCCCGGCATCGAGGACGGCGACGACAACGTGGCGGTCGCGCCGCTGCTGATGACGGGCGTCGATTCGCTGCTCGACATTCCGGGCTACACGCCCGAGATCGTCGCGAAACTGCGGCCGTTCGTCACCGTGCTGCCTACGACCACCGCGATCAACATGAACACCGCGTCGGCAGAAGTGATCGCGGCGGTGGTGCCCGGCATGACGGTGTCGCAGGCGCAGGCGTTGGTCGCGCGGCGCCAGACCGTGTTTTTCCGCAACGTCGGCGACGTGCAGCTCGCGCTGACGGCCGCCGGCGTGCAATCGGTGTCGATCGATCCGAATCAGTTCGACGTCAACTCGAGCTACTTTTTAGTCCACGGCAGTGTGCAGCACGAGCGCGCCGAAGTGGATCGCACGACGCTCGTTTATCGCGATCCGCTGACTCACACCACGCGTATCGTGCGGGTACAAGACCAACTATGAATAA
Above is a window of Paraburkholderia sprentiae WSM5005 DNA encoding:
- a CDS encoding GspH/FimT family pseudopilin, which produces MAGTMRTSACKSRVNTPGTASQPRSRQRRGRAAGFTLLEMMVVLVIAGLLVSLTAVTMTRNPRTDLNEEAQRLALLFESAGDEAQVRARPIAWQPFEGGFRFDQRTQDGWRPLRDDLLGPRQWEGGVTGVAIRYPGADSQADRIVFGTEAIDVPVQVTLFSAAGQATIVGTGNGRYEVR
- the gspG gene encoding type II secretion system major pseudopilin GspG — protein: MQLSTIRRADNAGSRGRRQRGFTLIEIMVVIAILGILAALIVPKIMSRPDEARRVAAKQDIGTVMQALKLYRLDNGRYPTQEQGLRALIEKPTTDPVPANWKEGGYLERLPNDPWGNAYQYLNPGVHGEIDVFSYGADGKPGGEGNDSDVGSWQ
- a CDS encoding PulJ/GspJ family protein — its product is MKTTARCRRRRRDGARGFTLIELLVAIAILAVIAVLSWRGLDQIIRGRTTITNAMEDERVFAQLFDQMRIDARQAASDDESSQAAVSITGNTLQIVRHMVLPGSAPRLQVVRYQISNGRVVRYASPPLGNVGELRRALHGSDEGWSAVPLMGGVGSISARMYVPKLGWTIQMNDVQTAMTEAVNNLKVPQLGNAPMPRSVTGLEVSIGATSLARPVTRVFLVGE
- the gspI gene encoding type II secretion system minor pseudopilin GspI, which produces MPIRRSGDAACRKERGFTMIEVLVALAIIAVALAASLRAVGSLASGETDLHRRLLAGWSADNALAQLHLKHAWPNIGSTSFDCSQGNLQLRCTQHVTATPNPVFRRVEVMVTMPGQSGNLAQMVTVVANENNRSL
- a CDS encoding type II secretion system protein N; the protein is MNAIQIRLLSLALFAAFCATLTYWVITLTALSGAPLPAAAAHAQISTDQAATLFGGQLTRNVNQDIHLFGILALSEGAAAIVSVGGEPPRAVSLGSTLMQGTRLSEVRARSIIIDRNGARSEIFLPANSSGPTIYVR
- the gspK gene encoding type II secretion system minor pseudopilin GspK, with translation MTFSSSSPKRSASGSRVRERGVAIISALLVVALSAILVSGMLWRQQVQIRRIENQRLLSQALWVARGALDWTRLILRSEGDTSAGITYLGGLWGVPIAKTRLSDFLGQIGEVRAEQGAATYLSGSIEDAQSRFNLRNLVASPAPGVTQISAEQMAAYQRLLVSLGVSGQLAKATALHMRAGLSQSATRFQTGTSISSTPQVGGGGMTGGNFTNQPGIEDGDDNVAVAPLLMTGVDSLLDIPGYTPEIVAKLRPFVTVLPTTTAINMNTASAEVIAAVVPGMTVSQAQALVARRQTVFFRNVGDVQLALTAAGVQSVSIDPNQFDVNSSYFLVHGSVQHERAEVDRTTLVYRDPLTHTTRIVRVQDQL